A portion of the Corynebacterium occultum genome contains these proteins:
- a CDS encoding superoxide dismutase family protein, producing MHIKPRSTTSLMTRAAIAALSAASLITLSACATEDQNADQTEQDTVTLNTATEPDTTPGAMDGDAELSASVINAEDANLGSVNFNEEDGAVQIDLELSGLEPGFYGLHIHQIGECETDSAAPDDPENTGDFLSAGSHIGAGDAEHPDHPGDLPQLLVKESGEAVMSFETDRLTLADLSDEDGAALMIHSDPDNYANIPERYAAEGADDDSRSTGDAGSRLACGVIATS from the coding sequence ATGCACATCAAGCCCCGATCCACCACCAGTCTCATGACCCGCGCCGCTATCGCCGCACTCAGTGCCGCCAGCCTGATCACCCTCAGTGCCTGCGCCACCGAAGATCAGAACGCCGATCAAACGGAGCAGGACACCGTCACCCTCAACACCGCCACCGAACCGGACACCACGCCTGGTGCGATGGATGGGGATGCTGAGCTCAGTGCCAGCGTCATCAATGCCGAAGATGCAAACCTGGGATCCGTCAACTTCAACGAGGAGGATGGTGCGGTCCAGATCGATCTGGAACTGAGCGGCCTGGAGCCTGGCTTCTATGGGCTGCACATCCACCAGATCGGGGAGTGTGAGACAGATAGTGCCGCCCCGGATGACCCGGAGAACACCGGTGACTTCCTCTCTGCCGGCAGTCATATCGGTGCCGGGGATGCCGAGCACCCCGATCATCCCGGTGACCTGCCTCAGCTGCTGGTGAAGGAATCCGGGGAGGCCGTCATGTCCTTCGAGACGGACCGCCTGACCCTGGCGGACCTCTCGGATGAGGATGGTGCAGCCCTGATGATCCACTCTGATCCGGACAACTACGCCAATATCCCGGAACGCTATGCCGCGGAGGGTGCCGATGATGATTCCCGGAGCACCGGGGATGCGGGCAGCCGCCTGGCCTGCGGGGTCATCGCCACCAGTTAG
- a CDS encoding ABC transporter ATP-binding protein — translation MATVSFENVTIRYPGAERPTVHELNLDIADGEFLVLVGPSGCGKSTTLRALAGLEEVESGQILIDGQDVTGQEPADRDIAMVFQNYALYPHMSVAKNMGFALKLAKLPQAEIDAKVNEAAEILGLSEFLDRKPKDLSGGQRQRVAMGRALVRNPKVFLMDEPLSNLDAKLRVQTRSEVAALQRRLGTTTVYVTHDQVEAMTMGDRVAVLKDGLLQQVAPPRELYDSPVNEFVAGFIGSPAMSLFPADGVTLGVRPEHMMVLEGEAPAGQRELRGTVDIVEELGSESFVYANWEGNRVVARLRGGAVPSPGDSIRFAFDPGVAHRFDPESGERLN, via the coding sequence ATGGCTACGGTTTCTTTTGAAAATGTCACCATCCGCTACCCCGGTGCGGAACGCCCCACCGTCCACGAACTCAACCTCGACATCGCCGACGGGGAGTTCCTGGTGCTCGTCGGCCCCTCCGGCTGCGGAAAGTCCACCACTCTGCGTGCACTTGCCGGCCTGGAGGAGGTGGAGTCCGGGCAGATCCTGATCGACGGTCAGGACGTCACCGGGCAGGAACCGGCGGACCGTGACATCGCCATGGTCTTCCAGAACTATGCCCTCTATCCGCATATGTCGGTGGCCAAGAACATGGGTTTTGCCCTGAAACTGGCCAAGCTGCCGCAGGCCGAGATTGATGCGAAGGTCAATGAGGCCGCTGAGATCCTCGGCCTGAGTGAATTCCTGGACCGCAAGCCGAAGGATCTTTCGGGCGGTCAGCGACAGCGGGTGGCCATGGGCCGGGCCCTGGTGCGCAACCCCAAGGTCTTCCTCATGGATGAGCCCCTGTCCAACCTGGATGCCAAGCTGAGGGTGCAGACCCGCTCCGAGGTTGCTGCCCTGCAGCGTCGCCTCGGCACCACCACCGTCTACGTCACCCATGACCAGGTGGAGGCCATGACCATGGGGGATCGCGTCGCGGTACTCAAGGACGGTCTGCTGCAGCAGGTCGCCCCACCCCGGGAGCTTTATGACTCCCCCGTCAATGAATTCGTCGCCGGGTTCATCGGCTCGCCCGCCATGAGCCTCTTCCCCGCCGATGGGGTCACCCTGGGGGTCCGCCCCGAGCACATGATGGTGCTCGAGGGGGAGGCACCTGCCGGGCAGCGCGAACTCCGGGGCACCGTGGACATCGTGGAGGAACTGGGTTCGGAAAGCTTCGTCTACGCCAACTGGGAGGGCAACCGGGTGGTCGCCCGCCTGCGTGGCGGGGCAGTGCCCTCCCCCGGTGATTCGATCCGCTTCGCCTTCGATCCGGGGGTGGCGCACCGCTTTGACCCGGAGAGCGGGGAGCGTCTCAACTAA
- a CDS encoding DUF4282 domain-containing protein, whose protein sequence is MTAPNSGSENPFENNPVDPSGDTSYGPSAQFPYESSAYQQYQYQQYPDPQQQNYAAPAKAAKGFLGALFDVNFDNFISLKFAKFIYILAIAIAGIALFLGWVLPVLGFLVDGSAGAGIGWLLFGWIPITVVALFHLVGIRLFLEFVISSIKTAENTTRLVETQGR, encoded by the coding sequence ATGACTGCTCCCAATTCTGGGTCGGAAAATCCTTTCGAGAACAACCCCGTAGATCCCTCCGGGGACACCAGCTACGGTCCCTCTGCCCAGTTTCCCTATGAGAGCTCGGCCTACCAGCAGTACCAGTACCAGCAGTACCCGGATCCCCAGCAGCAGAACTACGCGGCCCCGGCGAAGGCGGCCAAGGGATTCCTCGGTGCGCTCTTTGATGTCAATTTCGACAACTTCATCTCCCTGAAATTTGCCAAGTTCATCTACATCCTGGCCATCGCCATAGCTGGCATCGCACTTTTCCTGGGCTGGGTCCTGCCTGTCCTGGGCTTCCTCGTCGATGGTTCTGCTGGAGCGGGCATCGGATGGCTGCTGTTCGGATGGATCCCGATCACCGTGGTGGCTCTTTTCCACCTGGTGGGAATCCGGCTCTTCCTTGAGTTCGTCATCTCCAGCATCAAAACCGCGGAGAACACCACCCGGCTGGTTGAGACCCAGGGCCGTTAA
- a CDS encoding alpha/beta fold hydrolase, with protein sequence MTFTPKIEHTTSPDGTQIAYQVQGVGPALVVVTGSVGNMEQWQDCARELAKYFTVYLYDRRGRGNSGDHPEYSIATEVEDLQAILKVACPGARVLAHSYGALCALQHALTHGIQAELFLFEPPLNLDRLVAGEYLVDYRAAIEAGDHDRAMRIAMIGMVDLPAEAVEQIAQSPLWPQLVSLAPTWTREFEQIDALGFDHRRYRTLPGEKMHFLVGTKTTPMLQRSTKLLTELLPEAELSEMRGLNHFSHVTSPVEVASYVAQAAGRLEDAA encoded by the coding sequence ATGACATTCACCCCGAAGATCGAGCACACCACCAGCCCAGACGGCACCCAGATCGCATACCAGGTGCAGGGAGTGGGCCCCGCGCTGGTGGTGGTCACCGGCAGTGTGGGAAATATGGAGCAGTGGCAGGACTGCGCCCGGGAGCTGGCCAAATATTTCACCGTCTACCTCTATGACCGTCGGGGCCGGGGAAATAGTGGCGATCACCCCGAGTACTCCATCGCCACCGAGGTCGAGGACCTGCAGGCCATCCTCAAGGTGGCCTGCCCCGGGGCGCGGGTTCTGGCCCACTCCTACGGGGCTCTCTGTGCACTGCAGCATGCTCTCACGCATGGGATTCAGGCGGAGCTCTTCCTCTTCGAGCCGCCCCTGAACCTGGACCGACTGGTGGCTGGTGAGTATCTGGTGGACTACCGGGCGGCCATTGAGGCCGGGGATCATGACCGGGCGATGCGGATCGCCATGATCGGGATGGTTGACCTTCCGGCGGAGGCGGTGGAGCAGATCGCGCAGAGTCCCCTCTGGCCGCAGCTGGTGTCGCTGGCCCCGACCTGGACCAGGGAGTTCGAGCAGATTGATGCGCTTGGTTTTGATCACCGCCGCTACCGCACTCTGCCGGGTGAGAAGATGCACTTCCTGGTGGGCACCAAGACCACTCCCATGCTGCAGCGCTCCACAAAACTGCTCACTGAATTACTTCCCGAAGCGGAACTCAGTGAGATGCGGGGCCTGAATCATTTCAGCCATGTCACCTCCCCCGTAGAAGTGGCCTCCTATGTGGCCCAGGCGGCAGGCCGGCTGGAGGACGCGGCTTAA
- a CDS encoding transporter substrate-binding domain-containing protein codes for MPRKSLITLAALSACCSAALSACISIPADSIGTLERARDGTLVVGVSEHHPWTDVSEDGEYSGSEVDLIEGFAESINSEIEWHTAPESVLAGQIKEDELDIIIGGLAASSPWMTHMALTRPYAKVGEEDMVMGVRLGENALLVALERHLAQEHGEI; via the coding sequence ATGCCAAGAAAATCACTGATCACCCTCGCAGCTCTGAGCGCATGCTGCAGCGCTGCGCTCTCTGCCTGCATCTCAATTCCCGCCGACTCCATCGGCACCCTCGAACGCGCCCGGGACGGGACCCTCGTGGTCGGGGTCTCCGAGCATCACCCCTGGACGGATGTCTCCGAAGACGGGGAGTACTCCGGCTCGGAGGTGGACCTGATTGAGGGTTTCGCTGAAAGCATCAATTCCGAGATCGAATGGCACACTGCCCCGGAGTCGGTACTCGCCGGGCAGATCAAGGAAGATGAGCTCGACATCATCATCGGCGGGCTGGCCGCCTCCTCACCCTGGATGACCCACATGGCCTTGACCCGCCCCTACGCCAAGGTCGGCGAGGAGGACATGGTGATGGGCGTGCGCCTGGGTGAAAACGCATTGTTGGTGGCCCTCGAACGCCACCTGGCACAGGAACACGGTGAGATCTGA
- a CDS encoding cation diffusion facilitator family transporter yields MSPSTEPGVGSGIESLPEKQREILHKAVRLEWITIAWILVTVVSVGLVAGQSQAMRSAWFEDMISLVPPIAFLIATRIIKNPPNRRHPYGPHRAIAVAHLVAGLALFVMGAYLVYESLSALLKQEKPPVGLLVLFGQDIWSGWLMIAVMVLTSIPMVIIGRIKLKLAEPLHDKVLYADADMARADWGTALATIVGVLGIGLGFWWADSVAALVISASILRDGVSNIRAAIEGLSDARATRYDNSGPHPLGEEVEDLAGKFSWVEQARARVRDQGHVFHTEMFVVPVQGHIPSLGELAELQQQIIDLDWKFQDVVVVPVRELNPRQVPAD; encoded by the coding sequence ATGTCCCCCAGTACTGAACCGGGCGTAGGCTCCGGCATCGAAAGCCTGCCGGAGAAACAGCGGGAAATCCTGCACAAGGCGGTCCGCCTGGAATGGATCACCATCGCCTGGATCCTGGTCACCGTCGTCTCGGTCGGCCTGGTGGCCGGACAATCCCAGGCGATGCGCAGCGCCTGGTTCGAGGACATGATCTCCCTGGTCCCGCCCATCGCCTTCCTGATCGCCACCCGCATCATCAAGAACCCACCCAACCGCAGACACCCCTATGGCCCACACCGCGCGATCGCCGTGGCCCACCTCGTGGCCGGACTCGCCCTCTTCGTCATGGGTGCCTACCTGGTCTATGAATCCCTCTCTGCCCTGCTCAAACAGGAGAAACCCCCGGTTGGCCTGCTCGTTCTCTTCGGCCAGGACATCTGGTCCGGCTGGCTCATGATCGCCGTCATGGTGCTCACCTCCATCCCCATGGTGATCATCGGCCGCATCAAACTGAAACTGGCAGAACCCCTGCATGACAAGGTCCTCTACGCCGACGCGGACATGGCCAGAGCCGACTGGGGAACCGCACTGGCCACCATCGTCGGCGTGCTCGGCATCGGCCTCGGTTTCTGGTGGGCGGACTCCGTGGCCGCCCTGGTGATCTCCGCATCCATCCTCCGGGACGGTGTCAGCAATATCCGGGCGGCCATCGAAGGGCTTTCCGACGCCCGCGCCACCCGCTACGACAACTCCGGCCCCCACCCCCTCGGCGAGGAAGTGGAGGACCTGGCAGGAAAGTTCAGCTGGGTCGAACAGGCCCGGGCCCGGGTCCGCGACCAGGGGCACGTCTTCCACACCGAAATGTTTGTGGTGCCCGTCCAGGGGCACATCCCGAGTCTGGGGGAGCTGGCGGAGCTGCAACAACAGATCATCGATCTGGACTGGAAATTCCAGGACGTGGTGGTGGTTCCCGTCCGGGAACTCAACCCCCGGCAGGTGCCGGCGGACTAA
- a CDS encoding rhodanese-like domain-containing protein, translating into MHKTSKDMVTEAKGKIQNLDPAQVAAEQEDGAMLVDLRDEPEIRENGRIPGAVHIPRGMLEFRADPTSPYHDESLNPEQRVILHCASGGRSALGAVTLQEMGYTNVAHLDGGFKGWMEQGQPVENG; encoded by the coding sequence ATGCACAAGACCTCAAAAGACATGGTGACAGAAGCCAAAGGGAAGATCCAGAACCTGGATCCGGCACAGGTGGCGGCAGAACAGGAAGACGGGGCGATGCTCGTCGACCTGAGAGATGAACCGGAGATCCGCGAAAACGGTCGTATCCCCGGAGCTGTACACATCCCCCGCGGAATGCTCGAATTCCGAGCAGACCCCACCAGCCCCTACCACGATGAATCGCTCAACCCCGAGCAACGGGTGATCCTGCACTGCGCCAGCGGTGGCCGCTCTGCACTTGGTGCGGTAACTCTCCAGGAGATGGGATACACCAACGTCGCACACCTGGACGGTGGCTTCAAAGGGTGGATGGAACAGGGCCAGCCGGTGGAAAACGGTTAG